The stretch of DNA GGTCAATACAGAAAGAAGATATGGTTAATTCAGAAAACGGTAGTATTAAGGACAAAAAACAAACAACAGATGATGGTAATGATAGATTGATTTCAGAGAAGAACACTATTGTGGTTAGGTTGACAGAGGAGAAGGAAGAGATGATTAGGTTGCTGAAGGAGAAGGAAGATACAATTCGATTGATGAAGGAGAAGGAAGATAATAAGGCTGACCTGAAAAAAGGCACAGTTAGAAACATTAAGCAATCAACTGATGAAGACACAGATACATCAACTAAGGAGAAGAGCGACATAATTAGGttgatgaaggaaaatgaagattaTAACAATACAATTATGAAACTTAAGCTGGACTTAGAAGCATTAAAATCATTGCACGAGGAGAACTGCAAGTTGTTAGAATCTAAGGAAGATATAATTAAGCTTCTTGCAGACAAGGAAGACAATGCCAGTATGATTTTGCAACTCAAACAGGACAGCTTAACAAAGGAGAATGAGGACATTCTTAGGTTGATGAAGgaaaaggaggatggtaacagtatAATTGCGAAAGTTAAGCTGGAAATGGAAGCATTAAGATCGTCATACGAAGAAGCCTGCAAGCTCTTAGAATCTAAGGAGGGGGATGTAGTTAGGCTTCTTGCAGATAAGGAAGACAATGCCAGCGTAATTCTGCAACTCAGGCAAGAGCTTGAAGCAACAAAAAGATTGCATGAGACACATAGTCAGCAGTTAGAGACCAGAGCTTCCCAGGTAAAGGAGGAGTTGGAACATAGGATAAAAGAAGTAGAGCTCATGTTAGAAGATTCTATCAAGAGAAAAAGGGAACTTGAAGAAGTATCTAAATCTCGAATCCAGTTCTGGGAGCAGAAAGGAATAGTGGTCAACCAATTTGTGGGTTTGCAAGTACAAAACGTTCAGGTATTAGTCAAATCAATTCCTTTTCTCGGTTTCCATAGGGAGTTCCTAAATTTTCAGTTATGTGAATAGTGTTTTGTTTTATCAGGATTTGAGGCTATGTTCTGTTTCAGTTAGGCATGAAATCCTAAATTGTCAAAAAAGATGGCTTGAAGAACTAGCTGGCCTTGGTAAGAATGAACCCTGCGAGTAGTTATCTCTTGTATTTACATAATTTCATCAATAGATCACAATTAACATTATTGCATTTTTTGTAGGAGAAAACCTTAAGGCGGTAACAAATGCTGCAGAAAAATATCATGCAGCTCTTGAAGAAAACAGAAAATTGTTCAATGAGATCCAGGAACTAAAAGGTGCCAGTTTTGTACTACAATCATTagttcattttgtttggctattataTTTACTTAGGTAGTACAGCTAAAAATATTAGGTTAACATAGTATTACGAAGCAGGAAACATCAGAGTTTACTGTCGGATTAGACCTTTTCAACCTGGGGAGGATGAGGGCTCCAATTCAGTTGAATATATTGGCGACAATGGTGAACTCGTTTTAACGAACCCTACAAAACAAAAGGAAGGGGGCAAGAATTTCACATTCAACAAAGTATTTGGGCCTACCACTACACAAGGTACTTATAACAGTGAGATCTATGCAATTTACCTTCTCTCGAGTTTCTATTTATGATGTAACAATGCACTAATATAGTGTACGTCATAAATTGGTTTTCTTATATCCTAATTTTCCTTAATAGATATGGTCTTCAAGGATATTCAGCCACTAATTAGATCAGTTCTTGATGGCTACAATGTTTGCATTTTCGCATATGGTCAAACTGGATCAGGGAAAACATACACTATGGTATGAAGCTTTCAGAACATGAACTTTTAGCTTTTTATTTCTGTTTGCATGGAAGAACTAATAGTATATGTTTTAATAGTCGATGATGTGCTTACAATATCTTGTTTCAATTGATTTCTTAGATGGGGCCTGAAAAGGCAACTGAGAAGGAATGGGGCGTTAACTATAGAGCACTAAATGACCTTTTCAATATCTCCCATGCTCGGCGAGACATGATCACATATGAACTTACTGTTCAAATGATTGAGATCTACAATGAGCAAATCCGTGAtctccttggtggtggtggtgcacaGAAGAAATATCCTTTTGTTTGTCTAAACTGGCTTCACTGGATAGTAGTTTGCGTGTGTTTTCTGCATGTTCTATGTTAGCCATTGTTTTATGTGGTAATATTGTTATAACGAAATTAGTTGAAATAGGTCTATTTTGTAATTCTGCAACTTTTAGTTGGGCATAGTAGTCCGTGTGTGTTTTCTGCAAGTTCTAACAAAACTTAGtcatttttctcgaatacgcaacaTTAGTCATGGTTTTATGCATTCTGAATTCATCTATTATTAGCAAGAAAGTGTCTGGAAATAAAGGGGCTGTTTTTGGTTCCTAgacacaccttgccacactttgccacacctcaaGTTAGGCAGgaccaagttaggtgggtgttttgttctagccacacctaaggcaagattCTTCTTGTGAGAAACaatccccacatgtcatacacacaaaaagtatggcaagattcccttaggcaagcgaaAGTATGGCTAAGAATTTGAGCACCTAAGGCAGGTGTGGCAAACTGTGGCAAAATTAGTCACCACCAAAGAGGCCCAAAAAGTTGTAACTTTGGTTGGGTACACCAATTGCCCGTACACAGTATTCATGAGATTTCTACTGTCATAGTCTTGCTTGTAATTCAATGAATTGCCTTTTGCAGACTGAAAcatcccccctccccccctccccctttTTTTTTCCTTAACTTGCACACGATAGGGATTCAGAATACCATGCAGCCAAACGGAATTGCTGTTCCTGACGCAACTATATGTCCTGTCAACTCAACTTCTCAAGTTATTGATCTAATGCAAACTGGGCACGGCAATAGAGCGATGAGTGCAACAGCTTTGAACGAGAGAAGCAGCAGATCTCACAGGTAGGTTAATTTTGCCAGTTCTCTTTTTCTGCAGGAATAAAGCTCCTTATTAGTGGGTAATCTTCTGCAGTGTTGTGACAATTCATGTCCGAGGCCAGGATCTAAAAACTGGGAACACTTCACGTGGCGCTCTACACCTTGTGGATCTTGCTGGAAGTGAGAGGGTGGACTGCTCTGCGGTTACAGGAGACAGGCTCAAAGAAGCACAGCACATCAACAAATCTCTGGCTGCTCTTGGGGATGTTATATTTTCCTTATCACAGAAGAATGCGCATGTACCATACAGAAATAGCAAGCTTACACAAGTCTTGCAAACTTCTCTGGGTATTTTTTTTCACCAAAGAACTAATTTTAGTCACATAATTATGTGTTGTATAGAGAGGTTCATGACATGGGAAAATTTCATATGCAGGTGGGCATGCAAAGACACTAATGTTTGTGCAGGTCAATCCAGACGTTTCGTCTTATACAGAGACCTTAAGTACTCTTAAATTTGCGGAACGAGTGTCTGGGGTGGAACTAGGTGTTGCAAGGACCAATAAGGAGGGAAAAGAAGTCAAAGATGTCAGAGAATTGATGGATCAGGTAACATACTCTCTCAACACAAAACATTATTGGGGTGCAGTGATATTGCAAGGACCTTAAGGACTAATAATAAGCGACAAATGCAGTGATATTGCAACATACTAGCGTAACTAGCTAATGATCTTGATATTGAGGTGCGCAAATAAATTAAGGATATCATACTAGGGTGTCAAAATTCAAAACAGTATGTCATGTGGCACAAGATTTTCTCTCATAATGAAATACAGTTACAGTTGTTGACATCTAATGTGTCGACTTGCAGCTTTCGATGCTAAAAGATACTATCTCAAAGAAGGACGACGAAATCGAACAGCTGCAGCTACTGAATACTAGCACCTCCAAATTGAAGTCCAACAGACAAGCTGATCACATATTGAAGCATTCATCATCTTCTCCTGGCATAACATCACTAGGAAAGGTCTCAAGTGTTGGTGGTGGAGCAGCTTCTGATCTTGACAACTTCTCTGACACTAGTGACAGGCAATCTGAAGCTGGGTCCATGCTCTCCATTGAACCTGAGGTTTCTGGTCTTGGTGATGTTGAATCTGATGGAAGGTTAAGTGATGCATCTGATGGGGGTAATTCCACCGGTGCGGAAACTGACAGTTCTGTAAGCAGTGTGGTAGACCAAGGGCAAGAGAAAGCGTCTAGCACTGCGAAAGAGCGGTTGTGCGTATTTCCAGTTCTCATTAGTCTGACATTTAATAGTTTCATTTATTTGACAATTCAATTTATACAGAATTTCCATGAAGTGGAACTTTTGTCATGGTTGTGGCTGTTGTCTGTGACTTGCACCTTTTTCCCTTCGTGTAGGACAAAGACGGTATCTTGAGTTCAGAAGTTGACAGTCGGAAAAGCATCAGGCTTGCGGCCTAAACCAAGGGATCCTGCTGTTCCTAAACCCTCAGGTAAGATGCCTCTTTATTTTGCACTTGGATTTTTGAAATTTTCTGAATATGCCAAGGTTGACAAAATAATGCTTGGGAGAAACATAACTGAGTTTGACAGTTTTATCCATACAGTTAGTTCATATAGTTCACTCCTAATCTCGGTAACATACATGTACAGTGTGTCTTGAACATGTAATTACAACGGGATTTAGCTGGATATGCATTGGCATGGAATCAATGTTTTGACTACGGTCCAGAGTAAAAGGATATTTGCATTGATGAACAGATAACGAATCTAATCTAATACAAACTCAGTGTAACTCCTGGTACCGTATCTAACAAAAAAGTGACTCTTGTAGAAATCTCGCAAGGAATATAGTTACTAGAGTATTGATTATTAACATTCAAATACCTGGATTATATCCACTCTCAACATGTCTACATATTTTTTCTTATTCTTGTTGCAGTGCCAACAGGGGCACGAAGAAATACAAGCACCCAAGGAATTCCACCAGCAAGAGCTACTAGTAGTGCAAAACGAGGACCATAGATCAAGTTTCTTACTGTGCCATTTTGGCTAAACCATTTTCCACTTGCCTTAAATATCTATTGGAAGCTCTAGAGTGTACAGTCTAGCTTGTTGTAATTATGCCCATTGAGTTGGAAATTAGGCAGGGAGAAAATTTAGGTGTTGTGAATCTCTCCTCTCTTGTGCTTGATTCACTTATCCTTTTTACTATTTCAGTACGGTCTAAACAACTTCCAAGAAGTTGTTAAAGCACATGAATATGTAGCCTAGGTGCAATTCAGTGAAGGCTTCTAATCTGTTATTGCCTAAATTAGGTATAGCCTAGGTGTATTTTTCTCATAGGGTCTGAATTCTGAAATCAGCCGGTGATGTTTTCCTATGATCTGGCGCTCTCTTATGTTTCAGTTGTGCTCTTAGATTTGCGCATAATTTCATCAACTACAAGGATTTGGGGTTCAGTATAGTAGATAGACCAGAAACCTTTTCTCATTCTTTGTTGTTTTTCAAGATGTtgcctttctttttctctttcgaAGGATCCAATGATATTGACTGACTTGATGCACTTAATTTAGTTGCTGCAACGTTGCACTGTGAAGAATATGACCGGAGTTTCTCAGTAGTTTTACCATATGGTAGGAAGCCTGTGTTTTTTTTATCTTCAATACAAAATAGTTCACCATATGGTAGGAAACTGTGTTGACTTGATTCTACTGATGCAATGAACTATGTACAGTACTAATAAATAAACTTACAGGAAGAGGTACTTCCATGGTAGTGAACAGTTCAGTCCTCAGTTACGACAGAGTAAAAACGCATGCAATTCAATCGTCATAttgcaaatgttgtttggagtgtcACGAAGTCGCCAATATAATAAGATATCATGTAATTTTCTAAATTAGAAGTGTCAGTTTTATACCAGAGAAATTATTTGCAACTTCAGTACTCCGTCcctaaatataagtcattttagagatttcaatatggattacatacggagcaaaatgtgtCAATCTCGCTCCAAAATCCGTATATATGCATCTGTATCTAGTtcgcattgaaatctctaaaaagacttatgtttagaaatggagggagtattatatttaaTTTTTCTACCACTAAGCTCCATGCAGCAAATGTGTCGAGAAAAATCTTTCATGACTTACAAACAAGTGCTTCTCTCTGAATCGAGGGAAGTTGATAAAGAAATTTACAATACATTGCACAATGTTTAAAAGAAAGTTTGCAAGTTGACACAAAAAAAAACATGCTTTTTCTTTATTTCGGACATCAGCATGGTAGTTCAGAATCAGATTAGCAAGTTGAACAACCCTACAGCAACTAATGACGATTACAGTACAGTACTAATAAGCAATAATAGACGATGAAATGGGGGCATGAAATCCTCCTACTTTTACAGCTTCCCGTTCCTCGTGATGAGCTCTTTGGGTAGCTGTCTCATTTACAACTCAAAAGTTTTTCCGTTCCTCACGAGGACCCGTCCAATTTGCAATTTTCAGCGCAGACCGCAGTGTGCAAACTGAAAACAAAGCTCCATGATGAATCAGGCAATGGTGGCCTGCGCTTGCTTCGCCCCAACCGCAAAGAACTCGGTGATGACCTCGAGGGGCATGCCCTTTGTCTCTGGGACCTTTAGGTAGACGAACACAAAGGCAATGCAGCAAACGACTGCATATATACCAAAGACACCCGCTAGACCAATAGCATTCAGCATCACAGGCAGGCTGTAGGTAACAATAATGTCACAAATCCAGAATGTGAGGGCGCAAATAGCGATGCAGACACCACGGACTCTGGTGGGGAAAATCTCTGCACATAGAATGTTGGGGATCGGGCCAAAGCCCATGACAAAGCAGCAGAAGTAGACAATGACGCTAACTGTGGAGAGCACAGCGTGGGGCACCGTACTCAAGTTGATAACATTGGACACAACCAAAACAATTAGGGATGCTATCAAGATGGGAATTGTGCCCAGTAGCAGAAACCTGCAGaaaggaaaaataataataagGCCTTGTTTGATCGGAAAAAGTGATAATACTGAGAATTGAGATTCCAAAGCAAACCAGTTAGTTACCTTCTTCCAGATATATCCATAAGTCTCATGGCTACACCAATGCTTGGGAGCATGAGTAAGGTGGTGAGAGAACTGATCAAGATGGATGCTGATGCTGAACTGAGGCCAAGATTGGAAAGAAGAACAGCCACACCAGCTTGCTCCAGAATTTGAGGGGTATAGTAGAGAACTCCATTTATTCCAGCAAACTGCACAAGGAAAATCGACTTAGTACTTGTTGGCCA from Triticum dicoccoides isolate Atlit2015 ecotype Zavitan chromosome 6A, WEW_v2.0, whole genome shotgun sequence encodes:
- the LOC119316714 gene encoding kinesin-like protein KIN-14D isoform X2, with the protein product MSSQAGHIRNQNNLIKAREEKYQSRIRVLEALAGGQSGQTHMEKDKLKDKGQLPEEDMAMLMKCQEEVARLMKEKEDMVTLLKEKEDMVRLLKEKEDMVRLLKEKDDIVDLKKGKVEETQQIVDEEKYRLLKEKDDTIVTLKKEKQEMVRSLKEKEDMVSLLMAKEDMVDLKKVMVEERQRIIDEGNDRLLKEKDDTIFRFTKEKEEMVRLLKEKEDIIRLMKENDDVVRSIQKEDMVNSENGSIKDKKQTTDDGNDRLISEKNTIVVRLTEEKEEMIRLLKEKEDTIRLMKEKEDNKADLKKGTVRNIKQSTDEDTDTSTKEKSDIIRLMKENEDYNNTIMKLKLDLEALKSLHEENCKLLESKEDIIKLLADKEDNASMILQLKQDSLTKENEDILRLMKEKEDGNSIIAKVKLEMEALRSSYEEACKLLESKEGDVVRLLADKEDNASVILQLRQELEATKRLHETHSQQLETRASQVKEELEHRIKEVELMLEDSIKRKRELEEVSKSRIQFWEQKGIVVNQFVGLQVQNVQDLRLCSVSVRHEILNCQKRWLEELAGLGENLKAVTNAAEKYHAALEENRKLFNEIQELKGNIRVYCRIRPFQPGEDEGSNSVEYIGDNGELVLTNPTKQKEGGKNFTFNKVFGPTTTQDMVFKDIQPLIRSVLDGYNVCIFAYGQTGSGKTYTMMGPEKATEKEWGVNYRALNDLFNISHARRDMITYELTVQMIEIYNEQIRDLLGGGGAQKKIGIQNTMQPNGIAVPDATICPVNSTSQVIDLMQTGHGNRAMSATALNERSSRSHSVVTIHVRGQDLKTGNTSRGALHLVDLAGSERVDCSAVTGDRLKEAQHINKSLAALGDVIFSLSQKNAHVPYRNSKLTQVLQTSLGGHAKTLMFVQVNPDVSSYTETLSTLKFAERVSGVELGVARTNKEGKEVKDVRELMDQLSMLKDTISKKDDEIEQLQLLNTSTSKLKSNRQADHILKHSSSSPGITSLGKVSSVGGGAASDLDNFSDTSDRQSEAGSMLSIEPEVSGLGDVESDGRLSDASDGGNSTGAETDSSVSSVVDQGQEKASSTAKERLTKTVS
- the LOC119316714 gene encoding kinesin-like protein KIN-14D isoform X1, with product MSLRAPNAAPDPATARRRADAVGWLRVIFPDVPLPPPSDASDNELHAALSGGRLLCALLRKICPGALLDDVSTDNVGRFRAAVERMGVPTFSAFDLERGQMTAVVTCILALKDRFGSRIGEERNVTFLTRSDSEGSRKYMVAKLQRVLTSPIMSEPSTPSLGADLYSPSGVLQMKQGGFADLPGCKISDLMKSSSLDNAPTQSLLGVVNSIVDESIDRKNGQIPYRIACLLRKVIVEIERRMSSQAGHIRNQNNLIKAREEKYQSRIRVLEALAGGQSGQTHMEKDKLKDKGQLPEEDMAMLMKCQEEVARLMKEKEDMVTLLKEKEDMVRLLKEKEDMVRLLKEKDDIVDLKKGKVEETQQIVDEEKYRLLKEKDDTIVTLKKEKQEMVRSLKEKEDMVSLLMAKEDMVDLKKVMVEERQRIIDEGNDRLLKEKDDTIFRFTKEKEEMVRLLKEKEDIIRLMKENDDVVRSIQKEDMVNSENGSIKDKKQTTDDGNDRLISEKNTIVVRLTEEKEEMIRLLKEKEDTIRLMKEKEDNKADLKKGTVRNIKQSTDEDTDTSTKEKSDIIRLMKENEDYNNTIMKLKLDLEALKSLHEENCKLLESKEDIIKLLADKEDNASMILQLKQDSLTKENEDILRLMKEKEDGNSIIAKVKLEMEALRSSYEEACKLLESKEGDVVRLLADKEDNASVILQLRQELEATKRLHETHSQQLETRASQVKEELEHRIKEVELMLEDSIKRKRELEEVSKSRIQFWEQKGIVVNQFVGLQVQNVQDLRLCSVSVRHEILNCQKRWLEELAGLGENLKAVTNAAEKYHAALEENRKLFNEIQELKGNIRVYCRIRPFQPGEDEGSNSVEYIGDNGELVLTNPTKQKEGGKNFTFNKVFGPTTTQDMVFKDIQPLIRSVLDGYNVCIFAYGQTGSGKTYTMMGPEKATEKEWGVNYRALNDLFNISHARRDMITYELTVQMIEIYNEQIRDLLGGGGAQKKIGIQNTMQPNGIAVPDATICPVNSTSQVIDLMQTGHGNRAMSATALNERSSRSHSVVTIHVRGQDLKTGNTSRGALHLVDLAGSERVDCSAVTGDRLKEAQHINKSLAALGDVIFSLSQKNAHVPYRNSKLTQVLQTSLGGHAKTLMFVQVNPDVSSYTETLSTLKFAERVSGVELGVARTNKEGKEVKDVRELMDQLSMLKDTISKKDDEIEQLQLLNTSTSKLKSNRQADHILKHSSSSPGITSLGKVSSVGGGAASDLDNFSDTSDRQSEAGSMLSIEPEVSGLGDVESDGRLSDASDGGNSTGAETDSSVSSVVDQGQEKASSTAKERLTKTVS